From Deltaproteobacteria bacterium:
TGAAGTCTCCTGTACTCAAGTTTCGGATTGCCAAAGTTTAATAGAAGTCCCACATGAATACTTGTAGCTTTAAGATAATTAATAAGTTGGGCCTGATGTTCAGGTGCTAACTTTTTAACGGCCTTTAGCTCGACGATTATTACATCCTCTATCAGTAAGTCGGCAAAAAAGTCACCTACAGATATGCCACGAAACATTACCTTAAGAGGAACTTGTGATTCTGCTTTTAATCCTTTCTCCTTTAATGACAGCGTTAAAGCTTTTTCATATACAGATTCCAGAAAGCCGGAACCTAGTTCATTAGAGACTTCGAATGCTGCTTCGAGAATTTTCTCAGTTAATTCTTTATGTATCATTATGCCCTTTTATCCTGTTCATCCTGTATATCCCTGTAAAAATTCACTACTCCATTTTGATCCTTGGATCGACGAGGGTAAGGGTAATGTCTGCAATAAGATTTCCAATGATC
This genomic window contains:
- a CDS encoding GxxExxY protein; protein product: MIHKELTEKILEAAFEVSNELGSGFLESVYEKALTLSLKEKGLKAESQVPLKVMFRGISVGDFFADLLIEDVIIVELKAVKKLAPEHQAQLINYLKATSIHVGLLLNFGNPKLEYRRLHG